From one Luteipulveratus mongoliensis genomic stretch:
- a CDS encoding MFS transporter encodes MTTTEQIEKTSDTGASWRDLASYGGPVVVMAGGVLLQAVNMYLTSSLLPSIVGDIGGQTFYAWTTTTFLVMSVVAAMLVSQLLARLGTAGAYVVGFGAFVVGTLIGAAAPSMAVLLLGRGVQGFGGGLLAGLAFAVLRSVLPERLWTRALALLSGMYAVGTLAGPAVGGAFAQYDAWRAAFVVTALAAAGLGVVAGRALAGQPRGGDAEPVPVGSLALLTAAVAALSIASIVHGVAVAATIVLAVVLVLAFIGWERKATSTVMPRATYERGVPLRWIYLTLGAVSAAAVTEAFTPLFGQEIGGLEPFVAGFLGAAISVGWSTTNVFAAEVHSERTKTMLVVGGPAVVALGLLGAAFVPQVASGGWAMLIWALLLIVAGSGIGASFPHLAVRAMSVSDDPVEAGKAAAGINTTQMIAMSTMSALGGVLVNVGMPDVPNAARNLQLGLAVVGALGVITVLRALQRPRSAA; translated from the coding sequence ATGACAACAACCGAGCAGATCGAGAAGACGTCCGACACGGGCGCCAGCTGGCGGGACCTCGCGTCGTACGGCGGGCCTGTCGTCGTGATGGCCGGCGGCGTGCTGCTGCAGGCCGTGAACATGTATCTCACCAGCAGCCTGCTGCCCTCGATCGTCGGTGACATCGGTGGCCAGACCTTCTACGCCTGGACGACCACCACCTTCCTGGTGATGTCGGTCGTCGCCGCGATGCTGGTCAGCCAGCTGCTCGCGCGGCTCGGCACGGCCGGCGCGTACGTCGTCGGGTTCGGCGCCTTCGTCGTCGGAACCCTGATCGGTGCCGCGGCGCCGAGCATGGCGGTGCTGCTGCTCGGTCGCGGCGTTCAGGGGTTCGGCGGTGGACTCCTCGCGGGCCTCGCCTTCGCGGTGCTGCGCTCGGTCCTCCCGGAGCGGCTGTGGACCCGCGCCCTCGCCCTGCTCTCCGGGATGTACGCGGTCGGGACCCTCGCGGGACCGGCGGTCGGTGGTGCGTTCGCGCAGTACGACGCGTGGCGGGCTGCGTTCGTGGTGACGGCTCTCGCGGCGGCGGGGTTGGGCGTGGTCGCGGGCCGGGCCCTGGCAGGTCAGCCTCGAGGTGGCGATGCGGAGCCGGTGCCCGTCGGGTCCTTGGCTCTGTTGACGGCGGCAGTGGCAGCGCTCAGCATCGCGAGCATCGTGCACGGGGTCGCTGTCGCAGCCACGATCGTGCTGGCGGTCGTCCTGGTGCTCGCGTTCATCGGTTGGGAGCGCAAGGCGACGAGCACGGTGATGCCGAGGGCGACGTACGAGCGTGGTGTGCCGCTGCGGTGGATCTACCTCACACTCGGCGCGGTCTCGGCCGCCGCAGTCACCGAAGCGTTCACGCCGCTCTTCGGGCAGGAGATCGGCGGGCTCGAGCCCTTCGTCGCCGGCTTCCTGGGTGCGGCGATATCGGTGGGCTGGTCGACGACCAACGTCTTCGCGGCCGAGGTGCACAGCGAGCGGACCAAGACCATGCTCGTCGTCGGAGGCCCGGCTGTCGTGGCCCTCGGGCTGCTCGGAGCAGCGTTCGTGCCGCAGGTGGCGTCCGGCGGGTGGGCGATGCTCATCTGGGCGCTGCTGCTGATCGTCGCGGGCTCGGGTATCGGTGCGTCGTTCCCCCACCTTGCCGTGCGGGCCATGAGCGTCAGCGACGACCCGGTCGAGGCGGGCAAGGCGGCTGCTGGCATCAACACCACTCAGATGATCGCGATGTCGACGATGTCCGCACTCGGCGGCGTCCTGGTCAACGTCGG
- the soxR gene encoding redox-sensitive transcriptional activator SoxR: MSLGPDDSLTIGEISRRTGVPHSALHYYESLGLISSHRTAGNQRRYARHMVRRISLLVVAKRLSIPLADVQVAFQPLPHEERPSTADWRRVSTRWKQILQERRRQIERLEHELNGCIGCGCLSMKSCFLLNPQDALGEQGPGPQRV, translated from the coding sequence ATGTCTCTCGGTCCGGACGACTCGCTGACGATCGGTGAGATCTCGCGCCGTACCGGCGTCCCACACTCGGCGCTGCACTACTACGAGTCGCTCGGGCTGATCTCCTCGCACCGGACGGCGGGCAACCAACGACGCTACGCGCGACACATGGTGCGGCGAATCTCGTTGCTAGTAGTGGCAAAACGGCTGTCGATCCCGCTGGCCGACGTGCAAGTCGCGTTCCAGCCGCTGCCGCACGAAGAGCGCCCGTCGACGGCCGACTGGCGCCGGGTGTCGACTCGTTGGAAGCAGATCCTGCAGGAGCGTCGCCGCCAGATCGAACGACTGGAGCACGAGCTGAACGGCTGCATCGGATGCGGCTGCCTGTCGATGAAGTCGTGCTTCTTGCTCAACCCGCAGGACGCGCTCGGCGAGCAGGGGCCTGGACCGCAGCGCGTCTGA
- a CDS encoding ATP-dependent endonuclease, translated as MDVDPMARTTAAEPLETALSAAERAAKSARSIVLVEGPSDRAALEALAERQGKDLAAEGISVVPIGGATNIAHFIEVLVPYDVRLAGLCDVAEERFFRFGLERTGVGAATSREQRETLGFFACIDDMEDELIRALGPPAVEAVMDAEGELASYRLFQQQPAQRERTATQQLHRFMGTRSMRKIRYGRLLVEALDMHRVPRPLEAVLAVA; from the coding sequence GTGGACGTCGATCCGATGGCCCGTACGACCGCCGCAGAGCCCCTCGAAACGGCCCTGTCGGCCGCCGAGCGCGCCGCGAAGTCCGCCCGCTCGATCGTGCTGGTGGAAGGCCCGAGCGATCGGGCAGCGCTCGAGGCTCTCGCTGAGCGACAAGGCAAAGACCTTGCGGCAGAAGGCATCTCGGTCGTCCCGATCGGTGGCGCGACCAACATCGCGCACTTCATTGAGGTGCTCGTGCCGTACGACGTCCGCCTGGCCGGACTGTGCGACGTCGCCGAGGAGCGGTTCTTCCGTTTCGGACTCGAGCGGACCGGCGTCGGAGCGGCCACCAGTCGCGAGCAGCGAGAGACGCTCGGCTTCTTCGCGTGCATCGACGACATGGAGGACGAGCTGATCCGGGCGCTCGGACCACCGGCCGTCGAGGCGGTGATGGACGCCGAAGGCGAGCTCGCGTCGTACCGGCTGTTCCAGCAGCAGCCGGCCCAACGCGAACGCACCGCGACTCAGCAGCTGCACCGATTCATGGGCACTCGCTCGATGCGCAAGATCCGTTATGGGCGGCTGCTGGTCGAGGCGCTCGACATGCACCGCGTGCCGCGTCCTCTGGAGGCGGTCCTCGCTGTCGCATGA
- a CDS encoding esterase/lipase family protein: MQTFARRSLIASVAAAAAFGVMTPTAGAATPPTTGWNNWSCKPSAAHPNPVVLAHGLGGNGTDNFLTLAPTLAAAGYCVYSTTYGGTIFGDLVGGLGAMDKSAATFSTFVDKVLASTGATKVNVVGHSEGTTVPAYYMKFLGGDKKVNRYVGFGANYAGTSLSGLGTLAKALGLQPILNGVGCPACSQFLTGSDFLKKLNDGGVAVPGPQYTNIVTKYDTIVTPYTSGILKAPNVTNVVLQNSCGLDFSGHLGLAIDPNVASLVKYHLDPEHAGKPTCVPFWALGA, translated from the coding sequence ATGCAGACGTTCGCCCGCCGGTCCTTGATCGCTTCCGTCGCGGCTGCCGCGGCGTTCGGTGTGATGACACCGACTGCAGGCGCAGCGACGCCGCCCACCACGGGCTGGAACAACTGGTCGTGCAAGCCATCGGCCGCGCATCCGAACCCGGTCGTCCTCGCTCATGGCCTGGGCGGCAACGGCACCGACAACTTCCTCACGCTCGCGCCGACGCTCGCCGCGGCCGGCTACTGCGTCTACTCCACGACCTACGGCGGCACGATCTTCGGTGACCTGGTCGGCGGCCTCGGTGCGATGGACAAGAGCGCGGCGACGTTCTCGACCTTCGTCGACAAGGTCCTGGCGAGCACTGGTGCGACCAAGGTCAACGTGGTCGGGCACTCGGAGGGCACCACGGTGCCCGCCTATTACATGAAGTTCCTCGGCGGCGACAAGAAGGTCAACCGTTACGTCGGGTTCGGCGCCAACTATGCCGGGACCTCGTTGTCGGGCCTGGGCACCCTCGCCAAGGCGCTCGGTCTCCAGCCGATCCTGAACGGCGTCGGCTGCCCGGCGTGCTCCCAGTTCCTCACGGGTTCCGACTTCCTGAAGAAGCTCAACGACGGTGGGGTGGCAGTCCCCGGTCCGCAGTACACCAACATCGTCACCAAGTACGACACCATCGTGACGCCGTACACCAGCGGAATCCTGAAGGCTCCCAACGTGACCAATGTCGTCCTGCAGAACTCCTGCGGGCTCGACTTCAGCGGTCACCTCGGCCTCGCGATCGACCCCAACGTGGCGAGTCTGGTGAAGTACCACCTCGACCCGGAGCACGCCGGCAAGCCGACCTGTGTGCCCTTCTGGGCGCTCGGCGCCTGA
- a CDS encoding TetR/AcrR family transcriptional regulator, which translates to MARRIGGLDGEQRRAARREALLDAALDLFARQGYLGTSIEQLCQEAHVSTKSFYDVFTSREDCYLGLMRRSTVHLQTVVGQALEGAPADDESAAAAVVLNAMAHAFGDDPRHAIVLFGHGTATTVDVERERRTNRRWAAEFVAGIWRQYSPDVPVPPGLATGTSGGLFDIVADWVTDVDGPPALDVDELHGSLRAFYGAVVAGRRLSYGKDFLS; encoded by the coding sequence GTGGCGAGACGAATCGGTGGACTGGACGGCGAGCAACGGCGGGCCGCGCGGCGGGAGGCGCTACTGGATGCCGCGCTCGACCTGTTCGCCCGGCAGGGCTATCTCGGGACCTCCATCGAGCAGCTGTGCCAGGAGGCGCACGTCAGCACGAAGAGCTTCTACGACGTGTTCACCTCGCGCGAAGACTGCTATCTCGGGCTCATGCGGCGCAGCACCGTGCACCTGCAGACCGTGGTCGGCCAGGCGTTGGAGGGCGCGCCAGCGGATGACGAATCGGCAGCAGCCGCAGTCGTACTGAACGCCATGGCGCATGCCTTCGGCGACGACCCGAGGCACGCGATCGTCCTGTTCGGGCACGGGACAGCGACGACCGTCGACGTCGAGCGAGAGCGACGGACCAACCGCCGGTGGGCCGCGGAGTTCGTCGCGGGGATCTGGCGGCAGTACTCGCCAGACGTCCCCGTGCCGCCGGGGTTGGCGACCGGTACGTCCGGCGGACTGTTCGACATCGTGGCCGACTGGGTCACCGACGTGGACGGGCCGCCGGCGCTGGATGTCGACGAGCTGCACGGGTCGTTGCGGGCCTTCTACGGCGCAGTGGTGGCGGGGCGGCGTCTCAGTTACGGAAAAGATTTCTTGTCCTAA
- a CDS encoding glutathione peroxidase: MTALHDFTATTLSGTEQSLKEYDGQVTLVVNTASKCAFTPQYEGLEKLFEDYGDQGFVVLGFPCDQFAHQEPGGADEIGAFCQKNYGVSFPMFDKVDVNGQNTHPLYAWLKDQKGGAVGSRIKWNFTKFLVGKDGQVIKRYGSTTKPEKIADDIKAALAVTAPAE, encoded by the coding sequence ATGACCGCCCTGCACGACTTCACCGCCACCACCCTGTCCGGCACCGAGCAGTCCCTGAAGGAGTACGACGGCCAGGTCACCCTGGTCGTGAACACCGCCTCCAAGTGCGCGTTCACGCCGCAGTACGAAGGTCTGGAGAAGCTGTTCGAGGACTACGGCGACCAGGGTTTCGTGGTGCTGGGGTTCCCGTGCGACCAGTTCGCCCATCAGGAGCCGGGTGGCGCCGACGAGATCGGTGCCTTCTGCCAGAAGAACTACGGCGTGAGCTTTCCGATGTTCGACAAGGTCGACGTCAACGGCCAGAACACCCACCCGCTGTACGCCTGGCTCAAGGACCAGAAGGGCGGCGCCGTGGGCAGCCGGATCAAGTGGAACTTCACCAAGTTCCTGGTCGGCAAGGACGGTCAGGTGATCAAGCGGTACGGCTCGACCACCAAGCCCGAGAAGATCGCCGACGACATCAAGGCCGCCCTCGCCGTCACCGCACCGGCCGAGTAG
- a CDS encoding IS481 family transposase gives MPHGSAALSFEGRRRLVRRCQHRPIAHVAAEAAVSRQCLSKWYARWRRHGDAGLHDRTSRPEHSPTATPKAVIEQIIELRKRKWSARRIHLELAQEGTDVAVCTISRILVRHGLNRLRHLDVDGEPLRAPGKIIARYPGHMTHLDVKKVGRIPDGGGWRAHGKHSPQAKASDRARKKGQRIGYTYLHSAVDGFSRLAYTEAHDDEKAATAIGFMFRARVFFTAHGITRFTRIVTDNGACYRAHDFTRAVHSFAAKHQRTKPFTPKHNGKVERYQQTLARELLYAAVFESEQHRRDRLRVWQVHYNYHRPHTAAGDQPPASRLPARVTNLMRSNS, from the coding sequence ATGCCTCACGGTAGTGCCGCCCTGTCGTTCGAGGGCCGCCGTCGTCTTGTCCGCCGCTGTCAGCACCGGCCGATCGCGCACGTCGCGGCCGAGGCCGCGGTCTCTCGTCAGTGCCTGTCCAAGTGGTACGCCCGCTGGCGGCGCCACGGCGACGCTGGCCTGCACGACCGGACCAGCCGCCCCGAGCACTCACCGACCGCTACACCCAAGGCGGTCATCGAGCAGATCATCGAGCTACGCAAACGCAAGTGGTCCGCGCGCCGGATCCATCTCGAGCTGGCCCAGGAAGGCACCGACGTCGCGGTCTGCACGATCAGCCGGATCCTGGTCCGACACGGCCTGAATCGTCTACGCCACCTCGACGTCGATGGCGAACCACTACGAGCACCGGGAAAGATCATCGCTCGCTACCCCGGTCACATGACCCACCTGGATGTGAAGAAGGTCGGACGCATCCCCGACGGCGGCGGCTGGCGAGCTCACGGCAAGCACTCACCCCAGGCCAAGGCCTCTGACCGGGCCCGTAAGAAGGGCCAACGGATCGGGTACACCTACCTGCACTCGGCCGTGGACGGCTTCTCCCGGCTGGCCTACACCGAGGCCCACGACGATGAGAAGGCTGCCACCGCCATCGGGTTCATGTTCCGCGCCCGGGTGTTCTTCACCGCGCACGGCATCACCCGCTTCACCCGCATCGTGACCGACAACGGCGCCTGCTACCGCGCGCATGACTTCACCCGCGCCGTGCACTCCTTCGCCGCCAAGCACCAACGGACCAAACCCTTCACGCCTAAGCACAACGGCAAGGTCGAGCGCTACCAACAGACCCTGGCCCGCGAGCTCCTGTACGCCGCCGTGTTCGAGTCCGAGCAGCACCGCCGCGATCGGCTTCGGGTGTGGCAGGTCCACTACAACTACCATCGGCCCCACACCGCCGCCGGAGACCAGCCACCAGCCTCACGCCTCCCAGCCCGTGTCACCAACCTCATGCGCAGCAACAGCTAG
- a CDS encoding GTP pyrophosphokinase, which translates to MSEQLIEVDRLDALVLQAYRDRRVAWEEARDQLLGWLKGHAADLLDESDESRLDVSHHRIKAEDRALDKLRRRVAEGRAKPPRNAGDVERCVRDIVGIKVLCKSPRDQSMMCAALLDADQRGELELVEHKDHVDPPKASGYRAHHIILRVPVSKGQPVLVEVQVKTRLQDAWGELTHEDLYKPGAAMKPGPFHTSVARAMAAMLAAVDNMADDLASDLEGSLAPDASGQSAAGDEAPDAELADSDVEVRVRTTGPRFALAVDDRGRQGLIPAYAVRRLLGIKGRIDVNDHVQVNDVLRARAKENDKGFYFIPTSLVE; encoded by the coding sequence ATGTCGGAGCAGCTGATCGAGGTCGATCGACTGGATGCCCTTGTCCTGCAGGCCTATCGGGATCGTCGCGTCGCCTGGGAGGAGGCTCGGGACCAGCTGCTGGGCTGGCTCAAGGGGCACGCGGCCGACCTGCTGGACGAGAGCGACGAGTCCCGTCTCGACGTCTCGCACCACCGGATCAAGGCCGAGGACCGCGCGCTGGACAAGCTGCGGCGTCGAGTCGCCGAAGGGCGGGCCAAGCCGCCCCGCAACGCTGGGGACGTCGAGCGGTGTGTTCGCGACATCGTCGGCATCAAGGTGCTCTGCAAGTCACCGCGTGACCAGTCGATGATGTGCGCGGCGCTGCTGGACGCCGACCAGCGGGGCGAGCTCGAGCTCGTGGAGCACAAGGACCACGTCGACCCGCCCAAGGCGAGTGGCTACCGCGCGCACCACATCATCCTGCGGGTCCCGGTCAGCAAGGGGCAGCCGGTGCTCGTCGAGGTGCAGGTCAAGACGCGGCTGCAGGACGCCTGGGGCGAGCTCACCCACGAGGACCTCTACAAGCCCGGCGCGGCCATGAAGCCGGGGCCCTTCCACACCTCGGTCGCCCGAGCGATGGCCGCGATGCTGGCTGCGGTCGACAACATGGCCGACGACCTGGCGAGTGACCTCGAAGGATCGCTCGCGCCCGACGCGTCGGGGCAGTCCGCGGCCGGGGACGAGGCGCCCGACGCCGAGCTGGCCGACAGCGACGTCGAGGTCAGGGTCCGTACGACCGGGCCGCGCTTCGCTCTCGCCGTGGACGACCGTGGCCGCCAAGGCCTCATACCGGCGTACGCCGTCCGTCGCCTGCTCGGCATCAAGGGCCGGATCGACGTCAACGACCACGTGCAGGTCAACGACGTCCTACGCGCCCGGGCGAAGGAGAACGACAAAGGCTTCTACTTCATCCCGACATCGCTGGTCGAGTAG
- a CDS encoding MMPL family transporter, which produces MSTYLYRLANWSVVHRRIVLAVWLLLAVGAVVLAQASGGKTNDNFTIPGTESQQAVSVLEKKLPAANAGQTQLVFATHGDAKITDPANQKAIAATTTRLKAIPGVAAVVDPFQSKTISPKQQVAIGTVQYKNEALDVTDGTLDAVKKAVEPAQNSGVQVDYSGTAYPGWKQEISETPEMIGIAVAFVILLITFGAFVAAGLPILNAIIGVVITLMGITALAAVLDIASASTTVAMMLGLSCGIDYALFILSRHRNNLLTGMDVRESVALAVGTAGSSVVFAGLTVIIALCGLSVAGIPFLTVMGLAAAGAVLIALLVALTLLPALLGFAGMKVAKFINSPLRPGHHEAVARTAVDTPEQTAGAIWARFVVRWRIPVLIAGVALLAVIAIPVASMQLGLPSGNAKPTSDTQRRAYDNVTAGFGPGFNGALLVLADGVDSEQDVAQIGAALKSLPNVATVAPSARNGTLQLLQVVPKTGPNDTETADLVNRIRDDRSKIEGGTGAHILVGGQTASNIDVSSKLSSALPLFLVAVVGLAFVLLTFAFRTILVPIKSIIGFLLSVGAAFGAEVAMFQWGWGEKLFGITPTEIISFLPIIMLAIIFGLSSDYEVFVVSRIKEEYTKSGDARDAVERGTGYAARVVTAAALIMFAIFVAFMFTDDPTIKAIGFGFAVGVFLDAFVVRLTLVPAVMAIVKSKLWYHPQWFAKYVPDPDIEGEKLQQRLAATQSASPPVE; this is translated from the coding sequence ATGTCCACGTACTTGTACCGCCTCGCCAACTGGTCCGTCGTCCATCGACGGATCGTGCTGGCCGTGTGGCTGCTGCTCGCTGTGGGTGCCGTAGTGCTGGCCCAGGCGAGCGGCGGCAAGACCAACGACAACTTCACGATCCCGGGAACCGAGTCACAGCAAGCGGTTTCGGTGCTCGAGAAGAAGCTCCCCGCCGCCAACGCCGGGCAGACCCAGTTGGTCTTCGCGACTCACGGCGACGCGAAGATCACCGACCCGGCCAACCAGAAGGCGATCGCAGCGACGACGACTCGCCTCAAGGCGATCCCCGGCGTCGCGGCGGTGGTCGATCCGTTCCAGAGCAAGACCATCTCGCCCAAGCAGCAGGTCGCGATCGGGACGGTCCAGTACAAGAACGAAGCGCTCGACGTCACCGACGGGACGCTCGACGCTGTCAAGAAAGCGGTAGAGCCGGCCCAGAACTCCGGCGTCCAGGTCGACTACTCGGGCACGGCGTACCCCGGCTGGAAGCAGGAGATCTCCGAGACGCCCGAGATGATCGGCATCGCGGTGGCGTTCGTCATCCTGCTGATCACGTTCGGCGCGTTCGTGGCCGCGGGCCTGCCGATCCTCAACGCGATCATCGGCGTCGTCATCACCCTGATGGGCATCACCGCGCTGGCGGCCGTGCTCGACATCGCGTCCGCGTCGACCACCGTGGCCATGATGCTCGGCCTGTCGTGCGGGATCGACTACGCGTTGTTCATCCTGTCCCGGCATCGCAACAACCTGCTGACCGGTATGGACGTCAGGGAGTCCGTCGCTCTCGCCGTCGGGACGGCAGGCAGCTCAGTGGTGTTCGCCGGGCTGACCGTCATCATCGCGCTGTGCGGCCTGTCGGTCGCCGGCATCCCGTTCCTGACAGTCATGGGTCTGGCAGCGGCGGGCGCGGTCCTGATCGCGCTCCTCGTCGCGCTGACGCTGCTCCCGGCGCTGCTCGGCTTCGCCGGCATGAAGGTCGCCAAGTTCATCAACTCACCGCTGCGCCCCGGTCACCACGAGGCGGTCGCGCGGACCGCCGTCGACACCCCTGAGCAGACGGCCGGCGCGATCTGGGCTCGGTTCGTCGTCCGCTGGCGCATACCGGTTCTGATCGCCGGCGTCGCGCTGCTCGCCGTCATCGCGATCCCGGTCGCGAGCATGCAGCTCGGCCTGCCCAGCGGCAACGCGAAGCCGACCTCGGACACCCAACGACGGGCGTACGACAACGTCACCGCGGGCTTCGGCCCTGGCTTCAACGGTGCTCTCCTCGTGCTCGCCGACGGCGTGGACAGCGAGCAGGACGTCGCTCAGATCGGCGCCGCGCTCAAGTCGCTGCCCAACGTCGCGACCGTCGCGCCCAGTGCACGCAACGGCACGCTGCAGCTGCTGCAGGTGGTGCCGAAGACAGGACCTAACGACACCGAGACCGCCGACCTCGTGAACCGGATCCGGGACGACCGCTCGAAGATCGAGGGTGGCACCGGGGCGCACATCCTGGTCGGCGGTCAGACGGCGTCCAACATCGATGTGTCGTCCAAGCTCTCGAGTGCGTTGCCGCTGTTCCTCGTCGCGGTCGTCGGGCTCGCCTTCGTGCTGCTGACCTTCGCGTTCCGGACGATCCTGGTCCCGATCAAGTCGATCATCGGGTTCCTGCTGTCGGTCGGTGCGGCGTTCGGTGCCGAGGTCGCGATGTTCCAGTGGGGCTGGGGCGAAAAGCTGTTCGGGATCACGCCGACCGAGATCATCAGCTTCCTGCCGATCATCATGCTGGCCATCATCTTCGGGCTCTCCAGCGACTACGAGGTGTTCGTCGTCTCGCGGATCAAGGAGGAGTACACCAAGTCGGGCGATGCCCGAGATGCCGTCGAACGCGGAACCGGTTATGCCGCAAGGGTGGTCACGGCTGCCGCGCTCATCATGTTCGCGATCTTCGTGGCGTTCATGTTCACGGATGACCCGACTATCAAGGCCATCGGCTTCGGGTTCGCCGTCGGTGTCTTCCTGGATGCGTTCGTCGTACGCCTGACTCTCGTCCCAGCAGTCATGGCCATCGTGAAGTCCAAGCTCTGGTACCACCCGCAGTGGTTCGCCAAGTACGTTCCCGACCCGGACATCGAGGGCGAAAAGCTCCAGCAGCGTTTGGCCGCAACGCAATCCGCTTCCCCGCCGGTCGAGTAG
- a CDS encoding FAD-binding oxidoreductase, whose amino-acid sequence MAFSTADIIKLQMTLKGPVFKPGSAEFDQERAGFNLCVQQRPALIVSATCADDVAAAVRFAARHEMPVSVLATGHGPTGWAEGSLMISTRRMDGLSVDPEARTARVEAGVRWQEVIEATAKHGLAGLVGSSPTLGVTSYTLGGGLGPLGRAYGWAADKVRSLDLVTATGRQLTVTPDEHPELFWALRGGKGNFGVVTAMEFGLVPVATLYGGTIFFDGAHADEVLHAYRAWTETVPDQMTSSIALLRLPPMPDVPPPLQGRLTVAVRIAYVGTPADGEHLVAPLRAVANSLIDTVDEIAYADIATVHMDPTQPMPAFERTTALGVLDADAVDAILDLAGPDSDCSLVMVEIRHLGGALARQPRHPNAVGNRDAAFTCFAVTMGGPEQAVRIEAALDEVVQALEPWSTGGRLVNFVGAHAPVEDYAAAWDGPTYERLRLVKTMHDPNNVFRINANVQPL is encoded by the coding sequence ATGGCGTTCAGCACGGCCGACATCATCAAGCTCCAGATGACCCTGAAGGGCCCGGTGTTCAAGCCGGGCTCTGCCGAGTTCGACCAGGAGCGGGCCGGCTTCAATCTCTGCGTCCAGCAGCGTCCCGCACTGATCGTGAGCGCCACCTGCGCCGATGACGTAGCGGCGGCAGTCCGCTTCGCCGCCAGGCACGAAATGCCCGTGAGCGTGCTGGCGACGGGCCACGGTCCCACCGGCTGGGCGGAGGGTTCGCTGATGATCAGCACCCGTCGCATGGACGGCTTGTCGGTCGACCCGGAGGCGCGCACTGCGCGAGTCGAGGCGGGCGTCCGGTGGCAGGAAGTCATCGAGGCCACCGCGAAGCACGGCCTCGCCGGGCTCGTCGGTTCCTCGCCGACGCTCGGCGTGACGTCGTACACCCTCGGCGGCGGGCTCGGCCCGCTCGGGCGGGCGTACGGCTGGGCTGCCGACAAGGTGCGCTCGCTCGATCTGGTCACTGCAACGGGACGACAGCTGACGGTCACCCCAGACGAGCACCCCGAGCTGTTCTGGGCACTGCGCGGCGGCAAGGGCAACTTCGGCGTGGTCACCGCGATGGAGTTCGGCCTCGTCCCCGTCGCGACGCTCTACGGCGGCACGATCTTCTTCGACGGCGCCCACGCAGACGAGGTGCTCCACGCCTACCGCGCCTGGACCGAGACGGTCCCCGACCAGATGACGTCCTCGATCGCGCTGCTGCGTCTGCCGCCGATGCCCGACGTACCCCCGCCTCTGCAGGGTCGGCTCACCGTGGCCGTGCGGATCGCGTACGTCGGCACGCCGGCTGACGGTGAGCACCTGGTGGCGCCGCTGCGTGCCGTGGCGAACTCGTTGATCGACACGGTCGACGAGATCGCGTACGCCGACATCGCGACGGTCCACATGGATCCCACGCAGCCGATGCCCGCGTTCGAGCGGACGACAGCGTTGGGTGTGCTCGACGCTGACGCGGTCGACGCCATCCTCGACCTGGCCGGCCCCGACTCGGACTGCTCGCTCGTCATGGTCGAGATCCGTCACCTGGGCGGCGCACTCGCTCGCCAGCCTCGCCACCCGAACGCGGTCGGCAACCGTGACGCGGCCTTCACCTGCTTCGCCGTCACGATGGGCGGGCCCGAGCAGGCTGTCCGTATCGAGGCAGCGCTCGACGAGGTCGTGCAGGCTCTCGAGCCCTGGAGTACGGGCGGTCGGTTGGTGAACTTCGTTGGTGCACATGCGCCCGTCGAGGACTACGCGGCCGCCTGGGACGGCCCGACGTACGAACGGTTGCGGCTGGTCAAGACCATGCACGACCCGAACAACGTCTTCCGTATCAACGCCAACGTCCAACCCCTCTGA